Genomic DNA from Triticum dicoccoides isolate Atlit2015 ecotype Zavitan chromosome 4B, WEW_v2.0, whole genome shotgun sequence:
AGGCGAACGCGAAGGCGGTGGTCCGGCGAATCGCGCCTGCCGCTCGACCGCTCGACGGCGGAAATGTGTTacaatataaatgaatgagattggATCATGAATATTTTAATTTATAATATGAGAACTAAACTGGAAATAAAGAGGACttcttatatttatttattttgtgaatGGATTCCTTATAGTTAATTATTGTATAGGTATAAAATATTAATAAATATAAGTAGTTTGAGATGAGATGTTTGCATATTAAAAGAAATAGTTTGCAGGATGACCTATTTAGGTCTATATGATTTCTACACAAAGAATATGGCTTTTCTATCTCTACAAATATTACGTTTTTGTCTGCTCAACAATGCTCGATTTTAAAAACTTGTGGTGAGCATTTCATGAATATATAGTCCCTCTGTAAGTAATACAATATAAATATATACTCTctctattagtttacagagggggtACGTTTTTCGGCTTGTTCGGTGatggttgctttatatataaagccggAAAATCCTTTTTCGTCGTATATTTtttcaaataataattgacaaaaAGATATAGACAACGAAGCACATTATCGACTGATTGAGCCGCAGCCCACAAGCCACAACattcttctaggactttccaattccAAAGAGCATGGtttggcaaaaaaaaaaaaaaaaagcgaAACCATGANNNNNNNNNNNNNNNNNNNNNNNNNNNNNNNNNNNNNNNNNNNNNNNNNNNNNNNNNNNNNNNNNNNNNNNNNNNNNNNNNNNNNNNNNNNNNNNNNNNNNNNNNNNNNNNNNNNNNNNNNNNNNNNNNNNNNNNNNNNNNNNNNNNNNNNNNNNNNNNNNNNNNNNNNNNNNNNNNNNNNNNNNNNNNNNNNNNNNNNNNNNNNNNNNNNNNNNNNNNNNNNNNNNNNNNNNNNNNNNNNNNNNNNNNNNNNNNNNNNNNNNNNNNNNNNNNNNNNNNNNNNNNNNNNNNNNNNNNNNNNNNNNNNNNNNNNNNNNNNNNNNNNNNNNNNNNNNNNNNNNNNNNNNNNNNNNNNNNNNNNNNNNNNNNNNNNNNNNNNNNNNNNNNNNNNNNNNNNNNNNNNNNNNNNNNNNNNNNNNNNNNNNNNNNNNNNNNNNNNNNNNNNNNNNNNNNNNNNNNNNNNNNNNNNNNNNNNNNNNNNNNNNNNNNNNCTCATCAAACGTATGTATAATGCCGAACAGGGTGAGGCGACGATGAGCCTGTCAATGGGCGCGTGCCCCCACGCGTGGCAGCACCAGCTACAGCACCGCGGCCGCATGTGGGCCGCCTCCCCGGCCTTCCGCAGGCAGCTCTTCCTGCTCCGCTCTCTCGCGCCCACCTGCGCAGACGGCGGCCGTGCCTCCTCGAGCTCTCTTCGTCCCCACGCGATGTCTGCGGCGGCCGGGCCGGTGTACGAGGCGGACGCGGAGGCGGTGGTCCGGCGAATCACGCCGCCGCTCGACCGCGCAAGGCACAAGGGTCAGGCAGGTCAGTAAGCCGCCCGTCTTAGCTCCTTGCTGGCCCGCGCTATGTGCTTGCGTGCGTGTTAGGTAATGGATTGGGCCGATGATGCTCACACTTGCGCACTCTGTGTTCGTTGGAATGCCTCAGCGCGGAGTGATCTTGGGTTGTAGATCGCAGAAGTAGCGAGAGTCTTGGGGTTGAAGCAGATTGTTTCCTTACCTGTGAGCAGTGTCAACAGGGGCCGAGAGGGCATTTAGGTATAGGGAAAGTTTACCACCTAGGCCAGGCAAGCTATTGGAGAAAATATCGTGGGCGCCTGTAGGGCAGTGTTCACCACCTAGGCTTGTTTCCTTAACATGAGAATTTGTGAAATCACAGTCGATTTTCAGCCAGCATTGGATTCCCGTCCCAGGGTTCCCCTCCGTCTTCAACCTCTAGCCGTCAGATTCTTTCTTTCAAATGTTTTTACAATGTGGAATTTTCCTTTTAAGCCTAGAGCACTAAGTACCTCACCACAAAAGAAGCTATGTGgagcaatagataaatggatttaTCTAGCATTTATACCAAGCATGTTTTTCTTGAGATAGAAGATTTATACTGAGCTTGAGATGCAACTGGTATGTTGGTTGTTGGGCTTAATTAGCAACCGATGAGCTGAGTAtttaaagaaaaaaaaaacagtgtGCCCACCGCCTGCCCACAACAATAGCCATGGTCGTCAAGATGGGGAGGATCCATGAATGCATACCATGTGGTGGTTGCTCGGCTGGACATACACAGTGCTCGCTGGCTTGAAGATGAGACGCTGGCCACCGGAGCAAGATGTTGTGCCTGGAGAGATCATGAGACATACAAGTGGAGTGGCCATGATAGAGGCGGCCTTGCGGGGTGGAGTATGGTGAAATAGGGATTTATGGCTTTCAAACTCTTGTATGTATCTTCACCAAAGACTTATTGCTCATTGATGCCTAACAAGAAATTTTAAATATTTAGTGTTCACTCAGGCACCCATTGGGTTGCCCATGGGCGGAAAGCCGAGCCTATACCCGACCCACGACATAATAGGAGGCCCCATGGTTTTGCCTATTTGTGAAACAAGAAACCCATGCCCTACCTGTCGGGTTGGGTACCCATGGTACCCGATCCCATGGGTTAAATGTCCATCATGACTGTAGATTGTGGTTCAGATGTTAAATGTCATGAAATTAATACAAATTTGAGCATTAACTTTTGGCTTTGTTGGAACTGGGAAGATCATGCGGCATCATCCCGAAGAAACATCATGCAGCATGGGAGAGAATTGGTGTTTCGGGTATGTTGAGTTGGGGCCCGCCTCCAGTTTGGAAGCCTATTTTGGGATCTGTGCTCTGCGTTGTTGTTGGGAGTTGCAGGTGCTGGAGCTGTGGGGCTTGTAGAGACTAGGCGAGCTGCATGCCTGACTATGACCCATGGCTGACAGCTGACAAGCACCATCATATAAGAGCCTACATGACAGGAAGGATTTTGATATCAATGCATGTACAAAGCAGAAGATTAGAGAATACCATGTGTTCTTTAAAACACATTTTTTTAAAGGTGAAAAATATGAATCCAACTAATTATATTTTGTAATACAATGGACAATGCTAAATACACGGGACCAACTATCGACAGATGTGTGTACTTTTCTTCAATCCTATGTTCAGGGATACCAAAAAAGTAACTTTTTGTGGATGTTAAATTCTTATGTTTTTATGTTTTTCATTGGAAGACATGCAACTCTTGTGAGCATCTCTGGTGGCCAGGCTTAGATTATGACAGCAAATTTCGGCATTGAATTATACATATGCAACCTTTTGAAGAGATCCTGTGCACGCAATTGACCTTATCTTATATATTTTCAGCGTCTCAGCTCTAAGAAAAGTGTAACAGTTGTAATTTCTGGGGTGGGACCTTTCTAATGGGTGTTAAATCTTATTTAAAGTTGTGGCTTGTGCATTCCATTTTGTTTTTGGATGTTCTCAAATTGCAACAAAAAAATTCTTCAAACTTATCGGTGACATGTCATTGTTGCTTTCCAGGGAAGATAGCAATAATTGGTGGATGTCGCGAGTACACTGGTGCTCCTTACTTTGCCGCTATCTCTGCATTGAAAGTTGTCAGTATCTTCTAAAATTTACCCACATGAATTGCACGTCGAAGCTGATGTTTCACATGTTGTTTAGGGTGCAGATCTCTCACATGTTTTCTGCACAAAAGATGCTGCAACAGTAATCAAGAGCTATAGCCCTGAGTTGATTGTGCATCCAATATTAGAGGAGTCCTACAGCGTAAGGTAATTTTAGATGAATTTTGTAGCACAGTGTAATATCAATATGATGTTTCCGATAACCTCAAGTCTATTTTTGTAGGGATGATGAAAGAGAATCTGTTTCTTCTAGCATTCTCACTGAAGTTATAAAGTGGGTGGAGCGCTTTGATTGCATTGTTGTTGGCCCCGGCCTTGGAAGGGACTCATTTCTTATGGTTTGCTTGCATACTTCTAACATCTTCTGAAAATATAATTAATATTTCTGTCCTGTTTAGTTCTTTATTCTTGCTTTCATTGGTTGCTACTTGCTAGTTGTGACTGTTGCTGCATTGCCCTTATTTGACCCCTTAAACATCTTCGTATTTAAAATTTTCTGTTCCTTCTGCATTTATTGTTTTGAGGCCAGCTTGAACCTTTAATCAGGTGGTATTTATATGTGTATTTGTGCTAGTTAAGTCAAAACGTTTTATCGAATCTAATTTGACGATCTTTCCAATATGAAAGATGTATGCAGTCATTAAGTTGCCAGATTTGTAGGGTGGAGTTTATATACACATGTATTCGGTCATGAATCATTAGGCATGGAAGTTCAGGGATATATTCTTTGTAGGGTGGAGTTAATATGCACACAAACTTAGAATCGTTAGGCATGGAGGTTAAACTGTTAGATAGAAATCTGGAGAGTAGAAGAAATATAACAATTCAATAATGTTTCGATATTATGAAAGTTTCTATTTTGTATCACCGTCTCACAATCACATCAATGGTTTTTTGTTGAGATTCTGTCATCTAGGTTTAAGTACAGTAAGAATAAGATAGTATTTAGGTTATCTTCTGTCTTACCTTTACTTCACTTTGCCTATTTGTAGGATTGTGTCAGTAATATAATGAGGCATGCACGACAGGCTAATATCCCAATTGTCGTTGATGGGGTATGACTCGAACTTATTTAATTACCTTTTGTACTCCAAATTAGGGGTGAAACTTGAATTTGTTTTGTATGGTCTGCAGGATGGCCTTTTCCTTATAACCAATAACATTGGTCTTGTTGAAGACAACTCTCTTGCCATCTTAACGCCAAATGTATACGAGTACAAGCGTCTTGTCCAGAAGATTCTTAACTGTGAAGTAAATGAGGAAAATGCTTCTGAGCAACTGACTGCACTTTGCCAAAAGTATGAGCACAATATTTACTACATTTTTCTTTTAATGTTCATCtgtaaccttgttttctttcagaATTGGTGGTGTAACCATCATGAAGAAAGGAAAAGCAGATGTAATTAGTGATGGTAAAAAAGGTATACTGCAAAGCTGCTTGGTTACAACTGTTAAGCTCATGCTTGAAATACATGTGCTTACTCTTCATGGCCTCATCTTTTTGTGTAAAATGCTGCAATTCTCtgtgactactactagtactaactACATTTTGTTTGAACTACTGGATATTTCTTTATCTGAAGTCACACAAGTGAGTACCTTTGGTTCTCCGAGGCGATGTGGTGGTCAAGGCGACATTCTCTCTGGAAGGTCTGTTGGCTTCTCGGTGCTGAGTATTCCTCGCTGTACTTTGTGTCATGCTGACTGTTTATCTCATTGTAATATGTACAGTTTTACATTTGTACACACCATTAATACACTTTTATGCTAATGTTTGTCTCCTCTTTCACCAATATTAGTGTTCTAATGGTAAGGATGCATTTTTTAACATCTGTTTTTGGGTAACCAAATGAATGAACATAGAGTGGTTATTTGTACTCTAACCTGCCTGCTCTCTCTAAACTTTAGAGGCTTTATGATTGTAACGGTAGTTGATTCGAATCACAAACACGCTTGAGGCTTGACGCTTCTAAACTTCAAATGATGTGTACCTAGGCTATATTTTCCACAGCAAATTAATGAAACTCATTCCACACAAGCATACTTCTATTGAGCTCACGTGATATGTGTTTAGGTTTGCACAGCACATCTGCATCTAATGCTTGGAACATATGTATTGGATCCATAATTGCTTCGCAGGATTATACTGTTGTAGTTAAATTACTTGAGATTCACTTTTGTGTGTTGCTTACACTTCAAATTTTTTTCTAATAGATACATTTTTACCATAATTAATTGGACAACTTCCGATAATTCCCAACCTTAGCTGTACACTTGTAAGGTggatggttagtactccctccgttcctaactatttgtctttttagagatttcaaatggactaccacatacggatgtatatagacatattttagagtgtagattcactcattttgctccgtatgtagtcacttgttgaaatctctaggaagacaaatatttaggaacggaggaagtattatctaaaaataataatgataatgataatgatagGTCAACATTAAGTTTCGGGCATCATTGAATGGTCTTTTTCGACGTCTTATGTATGGTTTTTTTGGGCGTTCAATCAACGAAAAATAATAATACAAGCAACCATGAAATTTTATGTTTCCTGTATCTCAAACACACTCCATTTGAAACCAAGGTTGGTTGATTTGTTGTCTAATCTTGTTAACTGATGACAGCGTGGCAGTATTTTCATCATGGGCACGGCACTTTCTCTTGTCAAATGAGCAACCTAAAGAGACTAGGTAATGCTCATTCCTGTTCATCACTAATAATCTAACTCTCTCATTTTACTAAGATCTGATTTTTGCTTTCGCGCAATGCAGTGTGAATCCTATGGTTCTTGGGTGCATAGCTGGCTCTCTATTGCTCAGAAAAGCTGCGGCGCTTGCATTTGAAAAGAACAAGAGATCAACTGTCACTACTGACATCATTGAGTTCTTGGGCCAAAGGTCTGTTGTGTCAGCACTAGATTTTAATCTTGTATGACGGTTCTTTCATTTGAAAATGTCTTTCCCTTGTTGCAGCTTGGAAGATATCTGCCCTGCTGGGCGGTAGTTTCTTGTGGGTTTCTTACCATAATACTGGAACTGCGCCTCGGCATTCTACAATAATAGCAATCCTGTTATCAGGATGTATCGTCACCGTGTTTATGTACATATATCTCTAGTAACAAGAGGATGCTATGATCTGTTGTGTACAACCGTTGTCCAGAAATCCCCAGTGAATTGAAGTTTAGTAGAAGCGGTGGCGGCAGGCGTGCCGCTTTTTGGTTCTCTTTGTTCGATTTTTTTCTTCTTTGGCTTTGTGCATGAACCGACATAGGAACAGACACGACACAGGAATACACGGTTGGAGAACAATCTTGCAATGACAGCGTTATGATGACGACAGGAGACGTTGAGAAAGTAAACTACTAATAAAAACGCACCTAAAATATATTAGGGCTAATAACGGCCTTATGGCAGCTCAGAGAGGTCACTTGAACTCCCTACGGAGGTCATCCAAGCGAACGCCATAATTGAGTAAATTGTAAAAAACCACCACAATTGGACACCCTAATTTTCGGGGTTTTTTCTTCAAAGAACCACCAACATTGGGGTGGtagttttcgaaaaatgcgttgagTGGATTTCTGACCAGTGGGTCCCTTTGTCAGCCAGGGCGAGATGGCGGCCGTGACGTGCCGTTAGATGGCGTCGGTCTAAACTTAACGAGCTCGAACCCTACCACCATTTTCCCTCAAATTGTGTCTCAACTCCCCCTTGGCTACCCGCTCGTGCTCACATCTCCCCcatggccgccggcggcggcggcggatgtgcCGGCAGTGACCTCAGTTTTGTTGAATCTGGTGCCCGCTCCGCCCTTCGTCGCTCTCCCACGGCCCCTCCTCACTCTCCCACCGCCCCCTGCTACGGTTGCTGGCAACAGTGGGCCTTTCACCGGCGGCGGAGAGGAGCTCGACGAGCAAGGCGGCAGCAAGTTCAAGCCCACCTCCGACGACATTTTTTCGCGGGCGGCATCATCATTGGCCCAGGTCTGGAAGGCAAATCCCGCGCAAAGTCACCACTTCACCTCTGGCCTAGGCGGCGTGGAgtgagtcttcttcttcctcttaacTTTCTGAATTGGCTAGGAATGCTTAGATCTGTATAATTTTTCATGTAGTCTATACTTTGCTCTTAACCAACTGAATTTAAGAATTAGGGTTAACTGAATTGTTCATGTTTATTTGTTCTTGTATGTCTTAGCTATCTTGAGGTGTACTCAATATACATTGTAGTGTTATATGAAATTATTTGGAACTGAATTATAGTTTAACTGAAAGTAGTGTTAACTGAAAATATTTGCAACTAGTTTAACTGAAAGTAGTGTTAACTGACATTGGAACTGAACTATAGTGTAACTGAATGTAGTGTTAACTGAATTTGTTTTGACATAAATTATAGTTTAACTGAATGTAGTGTTAACTGAATTTGTTTTGACATGAATTATAGTTTAACTGAATGTAGTTTAAGTGAaattgtattttttaactgaatgtACTATTAAGTGAACTGTTCATAAATTGCAGTTTGGATGATGATAAACCATGGGAAGTGAGGTTCCATTTCCAAGGCTGTGATAATCTGGAAAGGAGGCTGATATAACATATCTGAATATGTTAGCTATCATTGGGATTCAGGGCTATCATCAGAACGATTTCATGTATTATGTGAATGAAGATGGTGTAGGAATGTTAGGAATGCAACTAATCAGGAGTGATGAAGATGTTGAAGAGATGCTGCAGTTATATGAGGACAAGATGTGTGTTACTATCACTGTTATGAAAGGTAGAGAGTGTGAGAGGCCAGAATTGCAGGTTAACATCGGAGATGAGCAGCAAATTCCTATTTCACAGATAGGTTCACCGAAAATATACATTCTAGATGAAGAAGGTGTGCTATATGCAATGCAGTCAAGTGAAAAAGCAGAACAAGCAGCATGTTCTGCTCCAATTGTCAGTGTACACACAGAGGACTCATTTGGAGAATATCTTATCACTCAGGAGAGTTGAAATGTGAGAAAGGGGACAACTATTGCAGAGCTTGATGATTTCCTTAATTAGTTTACTGACATGCCAGAAGTGCAAGAACATAACATGGAAGAAGATAGCATGGAGGATGAAGAAAACATGGAGGAGGAAGATCTGATGGATTCTGATAGCTCTGAAgatgagcaagaggatgaggatgCAAACCTACATGTGAAAATAAAAGACCTGAAGAGGAAGAGGGTTTTTGAAGGTGATTCTGAGCCAGAAGATTTATTTTGTGAGgctgatgaggaagaagagggctTTGTTAACCAGCACCTATGCAGAAATTGCCTATTAAAAGAGGACCCACAACAAGATCTCATTGTAGTTCAGAAGCTAAACTTGAAGAAGACTATGTTCCATTGTCTGATGAGGACATAGATGTGGAACTTGAAGCTGATTCAGATGAAGAGATTGTGTTGTACTGCTCCTCATCTGGCAGGAAGTCAAGGACAAAGAAGAGGAAGGCCAGGAAATGGTATGATGAGAACATGCTTGCCACACAGGAGCAAATATGTTTTCACATGTGTTTTACTGATGTTTATTAGTTCAAGAGAGCTTTGGTTAATCTTCATGTCACTCAAAGAAGGAACTTCCATTACCATAGGAATAACAAAGACAGGGTAATTGTTGATTGTGTTGAGAAAGACTGCCCCTTCCACATGGTTGCATCTGTTATAGCAAATGAGAAAATATTTTATATTAGCAAGTTGCAATTAGAGCATACATGTGCTCCAAGTGGTGAGAATTGTAAGATTCCTGCTAGGTATGTGGTCAAAGCAGTTGAGGATAGTTTCAGGACAGATCCAAAAGCAGGAATTGAGACTATGATAGACAAGACAAAGGCGAAGTTTGGTGTGGAGGTTGGGAAAATGAAGGCTTATAGGGCAAGACAACAAGCTCTTAGTGTGGTCCAAGGTGATCAGGAAGCACACTATACCAGGATAAGAGACTATCTCCAGGCTGTGCTGGACACTAACCCAGGAAGCAGATGCATTGTGACAATAAGAGTTGTGAAAGAGCATCCAAGCAAAAATCCTAGATTTCATAGGCTGTTCATTTGTTTGGGAGCTCAAAGGGATGGTTTTCTCAAAGGATGTAGACAtttcatatgtatgttactagtgcaATTCATATACAAGTGTAGCATATTAAAGTTCTGTGAAATTTACTATGGTCTTGTGTAATTGTTTTCAGGTCTAGATGGTTGCTTTGTGAAGTTGAACACAGGTCAACAAATCCTAGCTGCTACAGGTAGAGATGGAAACAATAACATATATCCACTAGCTTTTGGAGTAGTTGAGAAGGAAGATACTCCAAGTTGGTGTTGGTTTCTCACTCAACTAAAGATAGCTATTGGTGGAGAATCTGGagaatttagattctacacaattaTTTCAGACAGGCAAAAGGTAAATTAATACTAGTTATAAAACATAGTTAGTGACTAAATTAGTGCCTTTATTTCTTACTTAGGAATACTAGTTGCAAAATATAGTTAGTGACTAAATTAGTGCCTTTATTTCTTACTTAGGAATACTAGTTGCAAAACATAGTTAGTGACTAAATTAGTGCCTTTATTACTGTCATCTGGGTCTTCTCAATGCCATTGACCAAGTATTTCCAAATTGCCCTTAAAGATACTATTTAAGGCACATTTATGCAAATTTCCAAAGTGCTGGCTTTAGGGGGGATGAACTTAAGAAATATATAGATCCAGTTGCTTACTCTTACACTGAAAATGGGTTTAAGTTAGCAATGGAAGA
This window encodes:
- the LOC119295138 gene encoding ATP-dependent (S)-NAD(P)H-hydrate dehydratase-like yields the protein MYNAEQGEATMSLSMGACPHAWQHQLQHRGRMWAASPAFRRQLFLLRSLAPTCADGGRASSSSLRPHAMSAAAGPVYEADAEAVVRRITPPLDRARHKGQAGKIAIIGGCREYTGAPYFAAISALKVGADLSHVFCTKDAATVIKSYSPELIVHPILEESYSVRDDERESVSSSILTEVIKWVERFDCIVVGPGLGRDSFLMDCVSNIMRHARQANIPIVVDGDGLFLITNNIGLVEDNSLAILTPNVYEYKRLVQKILNCEVNEENASEQLTALCQKIGGVTIMKKGKADVISDGKKVTQVSTFGSPRRCGGQGDILSGSVAVFSSWARHFLLSNEQPKETSVNPMVLGCIAGSLLLRKAAALAFEKNKRSTVTTDIIEFLGQSLEDICPAGR